The DNA region GCAACCAGCCGCCGACCATGGTCGCGCAACCCACGGCGGCCAAGCCGGACGCCGGCAAGACGGCGGCCGCGACGGCCACGGCGGCGGCCGCCAGCCCGGGCGAGAGCTCCAGCAGCGCCACCCGCAACTACGAGCTCGATCGCACCATCAGCCATGTCAGCGATCCGGCCGGGCGGCTGGCCCGGCTTACCGTGGCGGTGGTGCTGGACGACAAACTGGTCAGTCCCGACAAGCCGGGCGATCCGGCCGACGATGCGGCGGCAGCGCCCAAGGCCGTGCCGTTCAGTGCGCAGGAGCTGCAGCACCTGACCGACCTGACCAAGAACGCCGTGGGCTTCGATGCGGCCCGCGGCGACAGCGTCAGCGTGGTCAACCAGGCATTCCAGCGCGGCCCGGCGCTCGATGCGTTGCCCGAAACCCCGCTGTGGGGACGACCGGGCGTGATGGACCTGATCAAGCAGGGGATCGGCGTGCTGATCGCGCTGCTGGTGGCGTTCGGCCTGCTGCGCCCGCTGCTGAAGGGATTGCTGCGCGGCGAAACGGCGGCGCGCGCGCTGCCGTCGCCGATGCCGCAGATCTCGGTGCGCGTCGACGACGATCCGGCAGCCAACGAGCCGGCCCGACTGAGCGGTGTCATACCGACGCTCTCGTATGAACAACGCGTCGGCCAGGCACGGCGGATGGTCGGCGAAAACTCCAAACAGGTGGCGCAAGTCGTGAAGAACTGGGTGAGCGAAGATGGCAATTAATCGTTCCGATGCGCCCATCAATGGTGCGCAGCGTGCGGCAATCCTGCTGCTGACGCTGGGTGAGCAGGACGCCGCCGAAGTGCTCAAGCACCTCAGTGCCCGCGACGTGCAGGCGGTCGGCACGGCGATGGCGGCGCTCAGCAGCGTATCGCGCGAACATGTCGAGCACGCGCTGGTCAAGCTCAACGAAGACATGGGCCGGCAGACCTCGCTGGGCGTCGGCACCGAGGAATACATTCGCAAGATCCTGGTCAATGCGCTGGGCGAGAACAAGGCCGGCGGGTTGATCGACCGCATCCTGCTCGGCCGCAGCAGCAAGGGGCTGGAGTCGCTCAAGTGGATGGAGAGCCGCGCCATCGCCGAGATGATCAACCAGGAACATCCGCAGATCATCGCGCTGGTGCTGGCGCACCTGGAGCCGGACCAGGCCGCCGAGGTGATCGGCTACCTGCCGCCGCGCGTCCGCTCCGACGCGGTGATGCGCATCGCCACGCTCGACGGCGTGCAGCCGCATGCGCTGAACGAGCTGGACGAGATCATGGAGCGCCAGTTCTCCGGCAACACCAAGAAACTCAAGTCCGCCAACGTCGGCGGGCTGAAGGCCGCCGCCGACATCCTCAACGCGATGGAAACCAGCCGCGAGACCGAATTGATGACGGCGATCCGCAGCCTGGACGAGGCCCTGGGCGGACGCATCGAGGACCTGATGTTTGTGTTCGAGGATCTGGCCGAACTGGACGACCGCGGCATGCAGACCCTGCTGCGCGAAGTGCCGTCGGGAACCCTGATCACGGCGCTGAAGGGCGCCGAGCCGGAGGTGCGCGAGAAGATTTTCGCCAACATGTCCAAGCGCGCCGCCGACATGATGCGCGACGACCTCGAGGTGAAGGGGCCGGTGCGCCTGAGCGAGGTCGATGCGGCGCAGAAGGAAGTGCTGACCATCGCCCGCAAGCTTTCCGATGCCGGGCAGCTCAGCCTCGCTTCCGGCGGGGATGAATACGTCTGATGACCGCTACGACCCACAACGCGGCAGCGGATTTCCAGCGCTGGGAGCTGCCCAACGTGGGCGTCCAGTCGACCGCGTCGAAGGCGGCCAACACGCCGCCGCAACCGACCGTGCGCGAGCTGGCGGCGCTCGAGCAGCAGGCGCGCGAGGAAGGTTATGCGGCGGGCCGCGCCGAAGGATTGGCGGCGGCGCAGCAGCAGCTGCAACAGCGCATGGCCGAGCTCGACGCACTGTATGACGCGGCGGCGCGTCCGTTGCAGGTGCTCGACGAGCAGACCGGGCAGGAGCTGGCGCGCCTGGCCATGGTCGTGGCGCAGCGGGTGATCGCGCATGAGCTGCAGTTGTCACCTGCGCTGGTCATCCAGGCGGTGCGCCAGGCCGCCACCGCCTTGCCGGCCGCCACGCGCGAATTGCGAGTGCACCTGCACCCGGCCGACCTGGCCTTGCTGCGCGAATCGGGCGCCGTCGAAGGCCATTGGCAACTGCTGGCCGATCCCTCACTGAACCGCGGCGACTGCCGTCTGGAGAGCGAACGCTCGCGACTGGACGCGCGGGTGGAAACCCGCCTGGCGGCAATGATCGACGCCGTGCTGGGCGAGGATGCCGATGACGGAGTGGCCGGCGCATGAGCATCGACGCCGTCAACGCCGCCCGGCAGACGCGCTGGCAACAGCAGCTGGCGCGCTGCAGCGACCGTGCCGAAGGCGGGCGCACGCTGGTGGTGGAAGGCAGCCTGCGCCGCGTGGTCGGCCTGACGCTGGAGGCGGAAGGTTGCGAGGCCGCGCTGGGTGCGCGCTGCCTGGTCGATACGGCCGACGGCGCCACGCTCGAGACCGAAGTGGTCGGCTTTGCCGATGAGCGCCTGCTGCTTATGCCGGTGGGCGACATGCATGGCGTGCTGCCGAATGCGCGGGTCCGCCCGTACGCGCGCAGCGGCGGCCTGCCGGTCGGCATGGGCTTGCTGGGCCGGGTGGTCGGTGCCGATGGCGTGCCGCTGGACGGGTTCGGTCCGCTGGAGTCGGACGAACACGCCGCGCTCAAGCGCGAACCGATCAACCCGATGGCACGCAAGCCGATCGACGCGCCGCTGGACGTCGGCGTGCGTGCGATCAACGCGCTGCTTACCGTCGGCCGCGGCCAGCGGCTGGGCCTGTTCGCCGGTTCCGGTGTCGGCAAGTCGACCCTGCTCGGCATGATGACCCGCTACACCAACGCCGACGTGGTGGTGGTCGGCCTGATCGGCGAACGCGGCCGTGAAGTGAAGGAATTCGTCGAACACACGCTGGGCGAGGAAGGGCGGCGGCGCGCGGTGATCGTCGCGGCGCCGGCCGATGCGCCGCCGCTCAAGCGCCTGCGCGGCGCGCAGTACGCCACCGCGATCGCCGAGTGGTTTCGCGACCGCGGCCAGCGCGTGCTGCTGCTGATGGATTCGCTGACCCGCTATGCGCAGGCGCAGCGCGAGATCGCGCTGGCGATCGGCGAGCCGCCGGCGACCAAGGGTTACCCGCCGTCGGTGTTCGCGATGATGCCGGCCCTGGTCGAGCGCGCCGGCAACGACGCCGACGGGCGCGGCTCGATCACCGCGTTCTACACCGTGCTTACCGAGGGCGACGATTATCGCCACGACCCGATTGCCGACGCGGCACGCGCGATTCTGGACGGCCATATCGTGCTGTCGCGCGATCTCGCCGAAGCCGGCCATTACCCGGCCATCGACATCGAGGCATCGATCAGCCGCGTGATGCCGGCGGTGGTGACGCGCGAACACTTGCGCGCGGCGCAGCGTTTCCGCCAGGTCTATTCCGCCTATCGCCAGCAACGCGACCTGATCGCGGTGGGCGCGTACCAGAAGGGTTCCGATCCGCAGGTCGACCAGGCGATCGAGATGTGGCCGCAGCTGCGCGCTTTCCTGCAGCAGGAAGTGGACGAGCCGATGGCGCTTGAAGTGGCGATCGAAAAACTTGATGCCCTCGCCGGGCAGGTGGCCGGATGAACTCGCGTGCGCAGCAACTGCAGCCGGCGGTGGAGCAGGCCCGGCAGCGCAGCGAGGATGCGCTGGCGCAGCTGGCGACGCAGCAGCAACTGCTGGCCAGGGCCGAGCACCAGCTCAGCGAACTACAGCGCTATCGGCAGGAGTATGCGGCGGGCGGTGATGGCGCGCAGAGCGTGGCGGCGCTGCTCAACCGGCAGCAATTCGTGGAACGGATCGACCGGGCGATCCTGCAGCAGGAGGCCGAGGTGGCCCGGCAGAGCCGTCAGTTGGCGCAGGTGCGCGATCACTGGCGGCGTGCGCACGCCCGCGAAAGCGCGCTGGACAGCGTGGTCGCACAGCACCGCGAAGAAGAACGCCGCGCCGCGGACCGCCACGAGCAGGCCGAGGTCGACGAACGCATGCAATACCGGCGGCAGCGATGAAGACCGCGGCCGCCTTGTCGTTGTCCCTCCGGATCGCGCGGTCTCGCCGCACATGCAGCGGCCAGCCGCACGCATTCATTGCCTGAAGGATTGTCTCCGCCATGACCGCTTCCGCACCCGTTACCGCATCCAGCGTCGCCGCGACGGCCGGGTCGCGACCCGCCGCAGCCGCCGAGACGCGCGACGGCGCCGGCACGCCGGGCGGATTCGACAGCCAGTTGCATGCCGCACGGCAACGGCATGACGCCAGAAGCACGAACGACGCATCGAACGATCAGGACGACCGCAGGCACCTGCCGACAGCGCAGCCACCGCTCAAGCCGCCAGCGGATTCCGCACCGCCGGCCGATCCGGGCGTCGTGCCGGCATCGCCACCGGCACCACCGGCGACCGCACAGGCGGCCGAGGCGGTCATGCCGGTGGCGGGCGAGCCGGCGGACAAGGCGGACAAGAGCGAACCGGACGACCAGCCGGCCTCCGCCATGGCAGGCGCCATGCTCGCCCTGCTGGGATCGTCGGTTGCGGGCTTGCCTCCTGTCGCCGGCGGAGCCGCGGCAGTCGCCGGAGCGCTGGCGCAGGCGGGCAAGACCGTGGCCAGCGACGCCAGGGCTGCCGCCATGCTCCAGCTCGGTGCAGCAGGCAGTGCGGCCGCCGCGCCCGTCAACACCATGCCGGTGGCGGCCAGCATGCTGGCGATGGCCCATGCCGTGTTGCCGGCGTCGACCGCTGCCGACAAGGATTCATCGGAGGGACGCGGGCTGGCTGCTGCGCTGCCCGCTCCCGCCGCTGCCACCGCGCCGGTGGCAGCGCATCAGCTGCAGCTGCCGTCGCCGCCCGGGAGCCAGTCGTTCGCCCAGGACCTGGGGCAGCAGGTGGCCTGGCTGGGCGGACAGAACATCAAGCAGGCGCGGATCCGCTTGCACCCCGAGGAACTGGGCTCGCTCGACGTGAGCGTCAGCGTGACGCAAGGGCGTGTCGACGTGGTGTTCAGCGCGCAACACCCCGCGGCGGTCTCGGCCGTGCAGCAGAGCCTGCCGCAGCTGGACCAGATGCTGGCGCGGCACGGCCTTTCGCTCGGCCACACCGAAGTCGGCCAGCACGATCGCGGCGACCGCCGCGGCCATGCCGGAGATGGCGGTATGGCCGCGGTGGACGAGATCGGTGACGTCCATGGCGGCTTGCCCGTGTCGCTGGGCAAGGTCGGCCTGCTCGACGCGTTCGCCTGAGTCCGCACGGAACACCTCGCCGCCGGCTGCGTGGCATGGCCGGTCGTTTTCCCGTTCCCGTGTCGGCGGGGCGGGAGATGGTTTCGCGCTGACGGAAGACCCCGCCGTGATCGCGTCGCGACGACGCCTTGGCAGGCGTCAAGAAAGCGCCGCAAACGGATTTCGCCGGCTGCAAACCAAGCCGGGACAACGTTTCCCGCCGATGGCACGCGGTTTGCTTTTGCAATGGTGAGCGCGCCAGCGTGCGTGCCTTTCAATCATTGCAGATCGAGGTTTCCATGGTCGATGACGGACAAACCGGTGAGGTGGTCGACACCCCGCCGGAGCGCAAGAGCCGCAAGTTGCCGGTGATCGCGGTGTCGGCGGTTCTGCTGCTGGCGCTGGGCATCGGCGGCTATGCCTGGCAGTCAGGCCAGTCCGTGCCGGCCGGGGCCGGCAAGTCGACGCCGAAGGTTGTGGGCGTCGAACTCTACCTGCCGCTGGACCCGGCTTTCGTGGTGAATTTCCGCGATGCCGAATCGCTGCGCTACCTGCAGGTCGGGGTCACCCTGATGTCGCACGACCCCGCGGCGATCGAGGTGGCCAAGGCTGCCGACCCGGTGATCCGCGATGCGCTGGTGGCGCTGTTCAGCAACCAGGACTTCACGATCATCAGCGATGCCGCCGGGCGCCAGAAGCTCCAGGGCGAGGCGCTCGCCGCGGTGCGCAAGATCGTCCGTGCGCGGCTCGGCCGCCCCGGCATCGACGCGTTGTACTTCACCAGTTTCGTGATGCAGTAAGGGACGCCGCGCGCATGAGCGATCTGCTTTCCCAGGACGAAATCGACGCGCTGCTGGATGGCGTAAGCGGTGGCGCGGTGGCCACCGGCGGCGACGAGCCGTTGCCGAGCGATGCGGTGATCACGTACGACTTCACCCAGCAGGACCGCATCGTGCGGGGACGCCTGCCCACGCTGGAAATGGTCAATGACCGTTTCGCGCGGTTTTTCCGCGCGGCGATCTTCAACGTGCTGCGCAAGACCTGCGAGGTCTCGGTGCTGGGCGTGAAGATGGTCAAGTTCGCCGAATACGTGCACAGCCTGGCGGTGCCG from Rhodanobacter soli includes:
- the fliI gene encoding flagellar protein export ATPase FliI, yielding MSIDAVNAARQTRWQQQLARCSDRAEGGRTLVVEGSLRRVVGLTLEAEGCEAALGARCLVDTADGATLETEVVGFADERLLLMPVGDMHGVLPNARVRPYARSGGLPVGMGLLGRVVGADGVPLDGFGPLESDEHAALKREPINPMARKPIDAPLDVGVRAINALLTVGRGQRLGLFAGSGVGKSTLLGMMTRYTNADVVVVGLIGERGREVKEFVEHTLGEEGRRRAVIVAAPADAPPLKRLRGAQYATAIAEWFRDRGQRVLLLMDSLTRYAQAQREIALAIGEPPATKGYPPSVFAMMPALVERAGNDADGRGSITAFYTVLTEGDDYRHDPIADAARAILDGHIVLSRDLAEAGHYPAIDIEASISRVMPAVVTREHLRAAQRFRQVYSAYRQQRDLIAVGAYQKGSDPQVDQAIEMWPQLRAFLQQEVDEPMALEVAIEKLDALAGQVAG
- the fliJ gene encoding flagellar export protein FliJ, giving the protein MNSRAQQLQPAVEQARQRSEDALAQLATQQQLLARAEHQLSELQRYRQEYAAGGDGAQSVAALLNRQQFVERIDRAILQQEAEVARQSRQLAQVRDHWRRAHARESALDSVVAQHREEERRAADRHEQAEVDERMQYRRQR
- a CDS encoding flagellar hook-length control protein FliK, whose product is MTASAPVTASSVAATAGSRPAAAAETRDGAGTPGGFDSQLHAARQRHDARSTNDASNDQDDRRHLPTAQPPLKPPADSAPPADPGVVPASPPAPPATAQAAEAVMPVAGEPADKADKSEPDDQPASAMAGAMLALLGSSVAGLPPVAGGAAAVAGALAQAGKTVASDARAAAMLQLGAAGSAAAAPVNTMPVAASMLAMAHAVLPASTAADKDSSEGRGLAAALPAPAAATAPVAAHQLQLPSPPGSQSFAQDLGQQVAWLGGQNIKQARIRLHPEELGSLDVSVSVTQGRVDVVFSAQHPAAVSAVQQSLPQLDQMLARHGLSLGHTEVGQHDRGDRRGHAGDGGMAAVDEIGDVHGGLPVSLGKVGLLDAFA
- a CDS encoding flagellar basal body-associated FliL family protein, coding for MVDDGQTGEVVDTPPERKSRKLPVIAVSAVLLLALGIGGYAWQSGQSVPAGAGKSTPKVVGVELYLPLDPAFVVNFRDAESLRYLQVGVTLMSHDPAAIEVAKAADPVIRDALVALFSNQDFTIISDAAGRQKLQGEALAAVRKIVRARLGRPGIDALYFTSFVMQ
- the fliG gene encoding flagellar motor switch protein FliG, which produces MNGAQRAAILLLTLGEQDAAEVLKHLSARDVQAVGTAMAALSSVSREHVEHALVKLNEDMGRQTSLGVGTEEYIRKILVNALGENKAGGLIDRILLGRSSKGLESLKWMESRAIAEMINQEHPQIIALVLAHLEPDQAAEVIGYLPPRVRSDAVMRIATLDGVQPHALNELDEIMERQFSGNTKKLKSANVGGLKAAADILNAMETSRETELMTAIRSLDEALGGRIEDLMFVFEDLAELDDRGMQTLLREVPSGTLITALKGAEPEVREKIFANMSKRAADMMRDDLEVKGPVRLSEVDAAQKEVLTIARKLSDAGQLSLASGGDEYV
- a CDS encoding FliH/SctL family protein → MTATTHNAAADFQRWELPNVGVQSTASKAANTPPQPTVRELAALEQQAREEGYAAGRAEGLAAAQQQLQQRMAELDALYDAAARPLQVLDEQTGQELARLAMVVAQRVIAHELQLSPALVIQAVRQAATALPAATRELRVHLHPADLALLRESGAVEGHWQLLADPSLNRGDCRLESERSRLDARVETRLAAMIDAVLGEDADDGVAGA